The following are encoded together in the Parabacteroides chongii genome:
- a CDS encoding FimB/Mfa2 family fimbrial subunit encodes MNKTNPKTYSLCIVCHLMLMVLDSCAFDDELCICPDRTHIEYWYAGNSSDNQLPHYANNLRQYLFDAEGRLLDTNMLRGDSLTAWEAKLPAGDYTVTAWGNMENSDIETTGNSQLGSLRLSAEQAGVPPGFRGNVGRLYYGTATFTVEGGLPCRQRVYLSHAHALLSVTVRWMEDEERPEAGGTYRMQLKDIPARYDFIKGWETDLPSGDGVYAIPGISNNTLVNHETKAAMTYDQEVEGQFTTFRYTGSTHQLWSLWRNGKQIVKELDLHKFFSSLPMDMNRNIKQEFDILISIYKDKITVTFASASDWSEGGVIG; translated from the coding sequence ATGAATAAGACGAACCCAAAAACATATTCGCTCTGTATAGTATGCCATCTCATGCTGATGGTACTCGACTCCTGTGCCTTCGACGACGAATTATGCATTTGTCCCGACCGCACCCATATCGAATATTGGTATGCCGGCAATAGCTCCGACAATCAGCTTCCGCATTATGCCAACAACCTCCGGCAATATCTTTTCGATGCCGAAGGCCGTTTGCTCGACACCAATATGCTGCGCGGCGACAGCCTGACCGCATGGGAAGCCAAACTACCCGCCGGCGACTACACGGTAACGGCCTGGGGAAATATGGAAAACAGCGACATCGAGACAACAGGCAATTCGCAGCTAGGCTCTCTTCGGCTCAGTGCCGAACAGGCTGGCGTACCTCCCGGATTCCGTGGAAACGTAGGTCGTCTGTACTATGGCACTGCCACCTTTACCGTAGAAGGCGGGCTCCCCTGCCGGCAACGTGTCTATCTCTCCCATGCTCATGCCCTTCTCTCTGTCACCGTCCGCTGGATGGAAGATGAAGAACGGCCCGAAGCCGGAGGAACCTACCGGATGCAACTGAAAGATATCCCCGCGCGCTACGATTTCATCAAAGGCTGGGAAACGGATCTCCCTTCGGGCGACGGGGTCTACGCCATTCCCGGCATCAGCAACAACACGCTGGTCAATCACGAGACAAAGGCGGCAATGACCTACGACCAGGAAGTGGAAGGACAGTTCACCACCTTCCGCTACACCGGCAGCACCCACCAGTTATGGAGCCTTTGGCGCAACGGAAAGCAGATCGTCAAAGAACTCGACCTGCATAAGTTTTTCAGTTCGCTACCGATGGATATGAACCGGAACATCAAGCAGGAATTCGACATACTGATCAGCATTTATAAAGACAAAATAACCGTCACTTTCGCATCCGCTTCCGACTGGAGCGAAGGGGGCGTTATCGGATAA
- a CDS encoding site-specific integrase: protein MNKISVKIKRKKSAKPAHPMPVYLQIIYCRKVARIPLGIKLSDNEWDEQEGCIRIPPGTLPEQVLHLYSLDTQIKERQQYLFNLIRFLERNNTLSVANLLSACKENEDKRSLYSFMEQLSEQFAREGKKATSHHYRSTLNTLTLFSEGKDIRLDDIDETKVKQLETWLIEKGLAPNTVSFYLRITQSCWNKAVKTGLIPNASSPFTKVNTRVEKTAKRAVEEKVIIRLAKLTDKELQSPALKFARDMFLFSYYARGMSYIDLAHLKKENIKGDTLTYKRQKTGQELKIRLLPEMIAIIKRYASNSRRRLFPILSDDATYINYESALRLQNKQLKKLGELVGVENLTTYVARHTWASIANQKGVPIELISKGLGHSSTKVTLIYIGLLDNPRMDHANDVVIYGKMKYKHKSNMNAFRYSDGYSVSW, encoded by the coding sequence ATGAATAAAATTTCAGTAAAGATCAAACGAAAGAAGTCTGCGAAACCGGCTCACCCTATGCCCGTTTACCTGCAAATCATCTATTGCCGCAAAGTGGCGCGCATACCTTTGGGGATCAAACTGTCCGACAACGAATGGGACGAACAAGAAGGATGTATCCGCATACCTCCCGGCACTCTGCCGGAACAAGTGTTGCACCTGTATTCATTAGATACCCAAATAAAAGAACGGCAGCAGTACCTCTTCAATCTCATTCGTTTTCTGGAGAGGAACAACACCCTGTCGGTTGCCAACCTGCTGTCGGCCTGCAAGGAAAACGAAGATAAGAGGTCCCTGTATTCCTTTATGGAACAACTCAGCGAGCAATTCGCCCGGGAGGGAAAGAAAGCCACTTCGCATCATTACCGCAGTACGCTCAATACGCTTACTCTCTTTTCGGAAGGGAAAGACATACGGCTGGACGATATCGACGAAACGAAAGTGAAACAGCTGGAAACCTGGCTTATCGAAAAAGGACTCGCCCCCAATACCGTCTCCTTCTATCTCCGTATCACACAATCCTGCTGGAACAAGGCGGTCAAAACCGGACTTATCCCCAACGCCTCCTCCCCTTTCACAAAGGTCAATACCCGGGTGGAGAAGACCGCCAAACGTGCCGTAGAAGAAAAGGTGATCATACGGCTGGCCAAACTTACCGACAAGGAATTACAGTCGCCCGCCCTGAAATTCGCCCGCGATATGTTTCTCTTTTCCTACTATGCACGGGGCATGTCGTATATCGACCTCGCCCACCTCAAAAAGGAAAACATAAAAGGGGATACATTGACCTATAAGCGGCAGAAAACCGGACAGGAATTAAAGATACGTCTGCTTCCGGAAATGATCGCAATCATAAAACGTTATGCCTCCAACAGTCGCCGGAGACTATTCCCCATACTCAGCGATGATGCCACTTATATCAATTATGAAAGTGCCCTCCGGCTACAAAACAAACAGCTTAAAAAACTGGGGGAACTGGTAGGCGTGGAAAATCTCACGACCTATGTAGCCCGTCACACCTGGGCCAGCATTGCCAATCAAAAGGGAGTTCCGATAGAACTTATTTCTAAAGGGCTGGGGCATTCTTCCACGAAAGTGACGCTTATCTATATCGGTCTACTCGATAACCCGCGAATGGATCACGCGAATGATGTGGTAATATACGGTAAAATGAAGTATAAACACAAAAGTAATATGAATGCCTTTAGATATTCAGATGGGTATTCTGTCTCTTGGTAA
- the cobM gene encoding precorrin-4 C(11)-methyltransferase codes for MNKKSIAIVVVSVSSLPLARQIKKQYPDAVIYSKESQEETVVMESIDSIVGDLFLQSDAIIFIGAMGICVRCIAPYVMDKHTDPAVVCIDSTGKYIIPVLSGHIGGANELSIELAQILGGNAIVTTQSDNTGLWALDTLAEKFGWSVVADDLTDNENAMNACIAAFVNKKPTALLLNVRDKGTEYLEQSCPEHVQIFNKFSDIPLDQFELVITVGPFIYEAEIKMVSYFPKVLHLGIGCRKGLKGDPIEMHQHIIATLIDNNLCPESLVDLSSIDLKKDEAILALLAYGIMDCPFKTYPADVLNKLSVPNPSAKVKEVTQSSSVAEAAAIQSAGGGLLLLEKQKGQLGEQNDYTFAVAMDKSVQRQGHIEIVGAGPGDPELISIRGRRMLEKADLILYAGSLVPKELTFCAKPGATVRSSADMNLEEQFMLMKEFYDKGKFIVRLHTGDPCIYGAIQEQMAFFDQYNMSYHITPGISSFQAAAAALQSQFTIPEKVQTIILTRGEGRTPMPEKEQLHKLAASQSTMCIYLSAGIVDKVQEELLQHYAPTTPVAACYKLTWKDERIYRGELKDLAKIVKDNHLTLTTLLVVGDAIDNREGLSRLYADEFKHLFRK; via the coding sequence ATGAATAAGAAATCTATAGCAATTGTCGTGGTATCGGTCAGCAGCCTGCCCCTGGCACGACAAATCAAGAAACAATATCCCGACGCGGTTATCTACAGTAAAGAATCGCAAGAGGAAACGGTCGTGATGGAGTCTATCGATTCCATTGTAGGAGACCTGTTCCTCCAGTCGGATGCCATTATTTTTATCGGGGCAATGGGAATATGTGTACGCTGCATTGCACCTTATGTAATGGATAAGCATACCGATCCTGCCGTGGTTTGCATCGACAGTACCGGCAAATATATCATTCCGGTTTTATCCGGACATATCGGAGGCGCAAACGAACTAAGCATAGAACTAGCACAGATACTGGGAGGGAACGCGATCGTCACCACCCAAAGCGACAACACCGGCCTATGGGCACTCGATACACTGGCGGAGAAATTCGGCTGGTCGGTCGTAGCCGACGATCTGACTGACAATGAAAATGCAATGAATGCCTGTATCGCTGCTTTCGTCAATAAAAAGCCGACAGCTCTGTTACTGAATGTCCGCGATAAAGGAACGGAATATCTCGAACAAAGCTGTCCTGAACACGTTCAGATATTCAATAAATTCTCCGACATTCCGCTCGACCAGTTCGAGCTGGTGATTACTGTCGGACCGTTCATTTATGAGGCAGAGATTAAGATGGTATCTTATTTCCCGAAAGTATTGCATCTGGGTATAGGTTGCCGGAAAGGGCTGAAAGGCGATCCGATAGAAATGCACCAGCATATCATCGCCACGCTGATCGATAACAACCTCTGTCCCGAATCCTTGGTGGACCTCTCTTCCATCGATCTGAAAAAGGACGAAGCCATACTCGCTCTGCTGGCATACGGCATCATGGATTGTCCTTTCAAGACATACCCGGCGGATGTCTTGAACAAACTGTCCGTTCCGAATCCTTCCGCTAAAGTAAAAGAGGTGACCCAGTCGTCAAGCGTTGCTGAAGCTGCTGCCATACAAAGTGCAGGAGGAGGTTTGCTGCTGCTGGAGAAACAAAAAGGGCAGTTAGGCGAACAGAATGATTATACATTCGCAGTGGCAATGGATAAATCCGTTCAGCGGCAAGGCCATATCGAGATAGTCGGTGCCGGTCCCGGCGATCCGGAACTGATCTCTATCCGTGGCCGTAGGATGCTGGAAAAGGCGGATCTGATCTTATATGCCGGAAGCCTGGTTCCGAAAGAGCTTACTTTCTGTGCCAAACCGGGAGCTACTGTACGCAGTTCGGCAGACATGAACCTGGAAGAGCAGTTCATGCTGATGAAAGAGTTTTACGACAAAGGCAAATTCATTGTCCGACTACATACCGGTGATCCTTGTATCTATGGAGCGATACAGGAACAGATGGCTTTCTTCGATCAATATAATATGAGTTATCATATCACACCGGGGATTTCCTCTTTTCAGGCTGCTGCCGCCGCCTTACAGTCGCAGTTTACCATTCCGGAAAAGGTACAGACCATTATTCTAACCCGAGGTGAAGGCCGTACACCGATGCCGGAAAAAGAGCAACTGCACAAACTAGCAGCCAGCCAAAGCACGATGTGTATTTATCTCAGTGCCGGGATTGTGGATAAAGTGCAGGAAGAACTTCTTCAACATTATGCGCCTACCACACCCGTTGCCGCCTGCTACAAACTGACCTGGAAAGACGAACGTATCTATCGGGGCGAATTGAAAGACCTGGCAAAGATAGTCAAGGACAATCATCTGACATTAACGACCTTATTGGTAGTCGGAGATGCGATCGACAACCGGGAAGGCTTATCGCGTCTGTACGCCGACGAGTTCAAACATCTGTTCCGCAAATAA
- the cbiD gene encoding cobalt-precorrin-5B (C(1))-methyltransferase CbiD: MILILGGTTEGRASVRIADEGSGPYYYSTKGSLQEIECAHGIRLTGGMDTASMEIFCREKGIRLLIDAAHPFATALHRTVAEVSTSLQLPVIRYERRYPPRDPELIWCNDYADAIRKLDEQGTHNLLALTGVNTIAPLRPWWEKYPTWFRILEREESLAIAMKQGFPSEHLLFYQEEDDAGEWMDRLQPDAIITKESGQTGYFTEKVTAARKRSIPVFVVKRPALPETFYFVYGEDGLRKQIERLLPEFFPLHHGYTTGACATAAAKAALIALLNKEKQTQSSITLPSGELITLPVAETEWESDSAICSVIKDAGDDPDVTNGSKIVTKVTLSKEPASAPIRFIAGTGVGTVTLPGLGLEVGGPAINTTPRKMMTEELTAVLEEYRQSIPHNAKTTEVCGLTVTISVPGGEELAARTFNPKLGIVGGISIIGTSGIVRPFSTDAFIASIRKEAEVAKAIGCTTLIINSGAKSERYLKARYPELPPQAFVHYGNFIGETLKIASSLDFPQVVMGIMIGKAVKLAEGFLDTHSKKVVMNKDFLKDLAHQAGCAEDTIQKIDTITLARELWQLLPAEEQEAFFNLLLKRCHEHCTPLLPKGELSILLITEKGVIWK; the protein is encoded by the coding sequence ATGATACTGATATTAGGAGGGACAACGGAAGGACGTGCCAGTGTACGCATCGCTGATGAAGGAAGCGGACCTTATTATTATTCAACCAAAGGATCGCTTCAGGAGATAGAATGCGCACACGGTATCCGGCTGACCGGAGGCATGGACACGGCTAGTATGGAAATCTTCTGCCGTGAAAAAGGTATCCGCCTGCTGATCGATGCCGCCCATCCTTTTGCCACAGCCCTGCATCGGACAGTGGCAGAAGTTTCTACCTCCCTCCAACTGCCGGTTATCCGCTACGAACGGCGTTATCCGCCGCGCGACCCGGAATTGATATGGTGTAACGACTATGCCGATGCAATCCGTAAATTGGACGAACAGGGTACACACAATTTACTTGCACTAACCGGAGTCAACACAATTGCCCCTCTTCGTCCCTGGTGGGAAAAATATCCCACATGGTTCCGTATACTCGAACGGGAAGAATCGCTCGCCATTGCCATGAAGCAAGGATTTCCGTCAGAGCATTTGCTTTTCTATCAGGAAGAAGATGATGCCGGCGAATGGATGGATCGGCTACAGCCGGATGCCATTATCACCAAAGAAAGCGGACAAACCGGTTATTTCACGGAAAAAGTAACTGCCGCCCGTAAGCGTTCGATCCCGGTATTTGTCGTTAAACGTCCGGCACTTCCCGAAACATTCTACTTTGTTTACGGAGAAGACGGATTGCGCAAGCAAATAGAACGGCTATTGCCGGAATTCTTCCCTTTGCATCATGGCTACACGACCGGAGCTTGTGCCACAGCAGCTGCCAAAGCGGCACTAATTGCACTGCTCAATAAGGAGAAACAAACCCAATCCTCCATCACTTTGCCATCAGGCGAATTGATCACTTTACCTGTCGCAGAAACCGAATGGGAAAGCGACAGTGCCATCTGCTCAGTCATCAAAGATGCAGGGGACGACCCGGACGTGACCAACGGCTCTAAAATCGTAACGAAGGTAACTCTCTCGAAAGAACCCGCCTCTGCTCCCATCCGTTTTATTGCAGGCACGGGAGTCGGCACGGTAACATTACCTGGCTTGGGACTGGAAGTCGGTGGTCCTGCTATCAACACAACACCCCGCAAGATGATGACGGAAGAGTTGACTGCCGTTTTAGAAGAATACCGGCAATCTATTCCCCATAATGCAAAAACGACAGAAGTCTGCGGACTGACAGTCACTATCTCCGTTCCCGGAGGTGAAGAGTTGGCAGCAAGAACATTCAACCCGAAACTAGGTATCGTCGGCGGCATCTCCATTATCGGGACATCGGGCATCGTACGCCCTTTCTCGACCGATGCTTTTATCGCCTCTATCCGTAAAGAAGCGGAGGTTGCCAAAGCTATCGGTTGCACGACACTCATAATAAACTCCGGTGCTAAAAGCGAACGGTATCTGAAAGCCCGTTACCCCGAACTACCTCCACAGGCATTCGTTCATTACGGAAACTTTATCGGCGAAACCCTAAAGATAGCCTCATCGCTCGACTTCCCCCAGGTAGTTATGGGTATCATGATCGGTAAAGCAGTCAAACTGGCCGAAGGCTTCCTCGATACGCACAGTAAAAAGGTAGTGATGAATAAAGACTTCCTGAAAGATTTGGCGCATCAGGCAGGCTGTGCCGAAGACACAATCCAAAAGATCGACACCATCACGTTAGCCCGCGAACTATGGCAATTGCTTCCTGCAGAAGAACAAGAAGCATTCTTCAATCTCTTATTGAAAAGATGCCATGAACATTGCACCCCACTCCTGCCTAAAGGAGAATTATCTATCTTATTGATAACGGAAAAAGGAGTTATTTGGAAATAA
- a CDS encoding ATP-binding protein → MYTRKYPIGIQDFEKIRKEGYLYIDKTELMYRLVKTGSYYFLSRPRRFGKSLLISTLEAYFKGKKELFEGLAVEQLEKDWLTYPVFHLDLNAAKYDQVNDLDDMLNRRLSAWEELYGSDPAEKSLALRFAGVIERASMQAGRRVVILVDEYDKPMLQAIDNEELQNEYRNTLKAFYGVMKSMDRYIQFAFLTGVTKFGKVSVFSDLNNLDDISMWKPYVSICGINEEELHRDFEEDIQALASALDITYEETCTELEASYDGYHFVENSVGIYNPFSLLNTLSKKKFGSYWFETGTPTYLVKLLQKSNYDLYRMAHTETDADVLNSIDAISRNPIPVIYQSGYLTIKGYDKTFGLYRLGFPNKEVEEGFVKYLLPYYTPVSKVDTTFQIKKFAQEVYEGNYDAFFRRLQSFFADTPYELVRDLELHYQNVLFIVFKLLGFYVKAEYHTSEGRVDLILQTDRFIYVMEFKLDGTAEEALQQIDDKGYALPFASDPRTLFRIGVNFNAKTRIIEKWLVISK, encoded by the coding sequence ATGTATACCAGAAAATACCCGATAGGGATACAGGATTTCGAGAAAATCAGAAAAGAAGGTTATCTGTATATAGATAAGACCGAATTGATGTATCGATTGGTAAAAACCGGTAGCTACTATTTCCTGAGCCGCCCCCGCCGTTTTGGCAAAAGTCTCCTGATCTCCACATTAGAAGCTTATTTTAAAGGTAAAAAAGAACTTTTTGAAGGACTGGCTGTTGAACAATTGGAAAAAGATTGGCTGACCTATCCGGTGTTTCATCTCGATTTGAATGCTGCAAAATACGATCAGGTAAACGATTTGGACGACATGCTGAACCGTAGGTTATCTGCCTGGGAGGAATTATATGGTTCCGATCCGGCAGAAAAAAGCCTGGCTTTACGCTTTGCCGGTGTCATTGAACGAGCCAGCATGCAGGCAGGACGCCGTGTAGTCATCCTGGTTGACGAATATGACAAACCTATGTTGCAGGCCATTGACAATGAGGAGTTGCAAAACGAATACCGCAATACCCTGAAAGCCTTTTACGGTGTGATGAAGAGTATGGACAGGTATATCCAGTTTGCTTTCCTCACAGGTGTAACCAAGTTCGGCAAAGTAAGTGTGTTCAGCGATCTGAATAATTTGGATGATATATCAATGTGGAAGCCTTATGTTTCCATCTGTGGTATAAACGAAGAGGAGTTGCATCGTGATTTTGAAGAAGATATCCAGGCACTGGCTTCCGCGCTCGATATAACGTATGAAGAAACTTGTACGGAACTGGAGGCTTCTTATGACGGCTATCACTTCGTTGAAAATTCTGTGGGTATTTACAATCCATTCAGCTTACTGAATACATTGTCAAAGAAGAAATTCGGTAGCTACTGGTTCGAAACCGGAACTCCAACCTATTTGGTGAAGTTGTTGCAAAAATCAAACTACGACCTTTACCGGATGGCACATACCGAGACCGATGCCGATGTACTGAACAGCATCGATGCCATTTCGAGAAATCCCATACCGGTAATCTATCAAAGCGGTTACCTGACGATCAAGGGATACGACAAGACCTTTGGCCTTTATCGTCTGGGCTTTCCCAATAAAGAGGTAGAAGAAGGGTTTGTCAAATATCTTCTTCCTTATTATACTCCGGTGAGCAAAGTCGATACTACTTTCCAAATTAAGAAGTTTGCCCAGGAAGTTTACGAAGGCAATTACGATGCCTTTTTCCGGCGACTGCAAAGTTTCTTTGCCGATACACCTTATGAATTGGTTCGTGATCTGGAGCTACATTACCAAAATGTGCTCTTTATTGTTTTTAAGTTGTTGGGCTTCTATGTAAAAGCGGAATACCATACCTCCGAGGGCCGTGTAGATTTGATCTTGCAGACCGACCGTTTCATTTATGTCATGGAATTCAAACTCGACGGCACAGCAGAAGAGGCATTGCAACAAATTGACGACAAAGGCTATGCCCTTCCGTTCGCATCCGACCCGCGTACGTTGTTCCGCATCGGAGTGAATTTCAATGCAAAGACTCGTATCATCGAAAAGTGGTTGGTTATTTCCAAATAA
- a CDS encoding DUF3868 domain-containing protein translates to MKHLLVYILTLLLLLPDKAGGQEFRIIPQEISVHNDSLHLVLSMDLNNIKTGSLTALTFTPVLTDKTHQLPLPPVVVSGAKRYRYDQREQALSGKAAPAPYRILRGNKSKLIDYTVSIPYTSWMAHASLLLQQEIKDCCDLRLLGTDTLTDNLALSNIPSPDIPAPSAAPHQTRKPGHTTVALSGEMLASCIPMVSFLTPLPEKDGKQRSGKATLYIDYPLGKFEILPDFKNNRKELGKMDSLLTPVLESGYTKIEQIDICGYASPDGPYKHNEELSSNRSQYFTHYIRSTYRLPRKLFNVSSVAEDWDGLVVLLEQVDPPYKQEVLQTIRQNGIFEGREKQLMELPGNVYKKLCHDLFPLLRRLEVAVDYHVARVETKDAATLIYSHPELLSLEEMYEVARYYRPGTVQYREVYEIAAFHFPQDVVANVNAASAVMLDGDLKAAWNYLSKVEDDPRAWNNMGVLTLLEGDPEGAAVWFRKAIGVEPLKARANLQKIENGESDTGHE, encoded by the coding sequence ATGAAACATCTATTAGTATATATACTAACGTTACTCCTTCTCCTACCAGATAAAGCCGGTGGACAGGAGTTCCGCATTATTCCGCAGGAAATCAGCGTTCACAACGACAGCCTGCATCTTGTCCTCTCGATGGACTTGAACAATATAAAGACCGGCAGTCTGACGGCACTGACTTTCACACCGGTATTGACAGATAAGACCCATCAGTTGCCGTTGCCTCCGGTCGTTGTCAGCGGAGCAAAACGCTACCGCTACGACCAACGCGAACAGGCTTTATCGGGAAAAGCCGCTCCTGCTCCTTACCGCATTCTCCGGGGGAACAAGTCGAAACTGATAGATTATACAGTATCTATTCCTTACACCTCATGGATGGCTCATGCCTCCCTCTTGCTTCAACAAGAAATCAAAGACTGCTGCGACCTCCGGTTGCTGGGGACGGATACACTGACAGACAATCTCGCCCTGAGCAACATCCCCTCCCCGGACATTCCTGCACCTTCCGCGGCTCCGCACCAAACACGAAAACCGGGTCACACGACGGTTGCCCTTTCCGGTGAAATGCTGGCAAGTTGCATACCTATGGTCTCTTTCCTTACCCCACTGCCGGAAAAAGACGGCAAGCAACGTTCCGGAAAAGCAACCTTATATATAGATTATCCGTTAGGCAAATTCGAGATCCTCCCCGACTTCAAAAACAACCGCAAGGAACTGGGCAAGATGGACAGCCTGCTGACTCCCGTACTGGAAAGCGGCTATACAAAGATCGAACAGATCGATATATGCGGATACGCCTCGCCCGACGGCCCCTATAAACACAACGAAGAGCTTTCGTCCAACCGTTCGCAATATTTCACCCATTATATAAGAAGCACCTACCGGCTTCCTCGGAAGCTCTTCAACGTCTCGTCGGTAGCCGAAGACTGGGACGGTCTGGTCGTACTGCTCGAACAAGTCGATCCGCCTTATAAGCAGGAAGTACTGCAAACGATCCGGCAGAACGGCATATTCGAAGGGCGGGAAAAACAACTGATGGAATTGCCGGGCAACGTATATAAGAAGCTCTGCCACGACCTCTTCCCCCTCCTGCGCCGCCTCGAAGTAGCTGTAGATTATCATGTGGCACGGGTGGAGACAAAAGATGCCGCCACGCTGATCTATTCGCATCCCGAACTGCTCAGTCTCGAAGAAATGTACGAAGTGGCACGCTACTATCGTCCCGGCACCGTGCAGTACAGGGAAGTGTACGAAATAGCAGCCTTCCATTTCCCGCAGGATGTGGTAGCCAATGTCAACGCAGCCTCCGCCGTAATGCTGGATGGTGACCTGAAAGCGGCATGGAACTATCTGAGCAAAGTGGAAGACGATCCCCGTGCCTGGAACAATATGGGCGTACTGACCCTGCTGGAAGGCGATCCGGAAGGAGCAGCCGTCTGGTTCCGCAAAGCGATAGGCGTAGAACCGCTAAAAGCAAGGGCGAATTTACAAAAGATTGAAAACGGAGAATCGGATACCGGACATGAATAA
- the cbiE gene encoding precorrin-6y C5,15-methyltransferase (decarboxylating) subunit CbiE, whose amino-acid sequence MRTQFIVIGIPDDPNYISKSNKIVDIINGNTYFSGGKRHHEILKPFLPEDAVWIDIKAPLDDVFNEYEYHQKIVVFASGDPLFYGFASTILKRMPDAEITLLPSFNSLQMLSHELKISYNDMSMVSLTGRPWHELDRALIENRAKIGILTDHVHTPAAIAMRLLKYGFTQYKMYIGEHLGNPEKQRVSRSLALSEVEEHPIDSPNCVILQRMYNDITYRPLGIPDKMFELLDGRERMITKAPVRVLDMSALMLPMCDHFWDIGFCTGSVSIEAKRQYPHLHIHAFEIRKECWTLMEKNSSKLGAPGIDVHICDFMEEDVSDLHAPDAVFIGGHGGKLKEIVQKVARYLAPDGLLVFNSVSEESEKLFVEAVREAGLKLDDPLDVSIGDYNPITILKAFKEAK is encoded by the coding sequence ATGAGAACTCAATTTATCGTCATCGGCATCCCCGATGACCCCAATTACATCAGCAAGAGTAATAAAATCGTAGATATAATCAATGGCAACACCTATTTTTCAGGCGGAAAAAGACATCATGAGATACTGAAGCCTTTTCTGCCGGAAGATGCTGTATGGATCGATATAAAAGCACCGCTCGACGATGTTTTCAACGAGTACGAATATCATCAGAAGATTGTCGTATTTGCTTCGGGCGACCCTTTGTTCTACGGATTCGCCTCAACGATCCTCAAACGGATGCCGGATGCTGAAATAACGCTCCTGCCCTCGTTCAACTCGTTGCAAATGCTTTCACATGAACTGAAAATATCCTACAACGACATGAGCATGGTTTCCCTTACCGGTCGCCCGTGGCATGAACTGGACCGTGCGTTGATAGAGAACAGGGCCAAAATCGGTATTCTGACCGATCACGTACATACACCGGCAGCCATTGCTATGCGTTTGCTGAAATATGGTTTCACACAATATAAAATGTATATCGGTGAACACCTGGGAAATCCGGAAAAGCAACGCGTCTCACGTTCGCTTGCTCTGTCGGAAGTGGAAGAACATCCGATCGACAGCCCGAACTGCGTAATCCTGCAACGGATGTATAACGACATCACATATCGTCCTTTGGGCATTCCCGACAAGATGTTCGAACTGCTCGACGGACGGGAACGGATGATCACCAAAGCTCCTGTCCGCGTACTCGATATGAGTGCCTTGATGCTCCCTATGTGTGATCATTTCTGGGACATCGGTTTCTGCACCGGCTCTGTATCCATCGAAGCGAAACGCCAGTATCCGCATCTGCATATCCACGCGTTTGAAATACGCAAGGAGTGCTGGACGCTGATGGAGAAAAACAGTTCCAAACTGGGAGCACCCGGTATCGATGTGCATATATGCGACTTCATGGAGGAAGATGTTTCCGACCTGCATGCTCCCGATGCTGTATTTATCGGAGGACATGGCGGAAAACTGAAAGAGATCGTACAGAAAGTAGCCCGATACCTGGCTCCCGACGGTCTGCTGGTATTCAACTCCGTATCGGAAGAAAGTGAAAAGCTGTTTGTCGAAGCCGTCCGCGAAGCCGGATTAAAACTGGACGATCCGCTGGATGTAAGTATCGGCGATTATAATCCGATCACCATACTGAAGGCTTTCAAAGAAGCAAAATAA
- a CDS encoding DUF3575 domain-containing protein — protein sequence MYKQFSLLLLLLLPFTVSISGQQVALKTNVLFLATASPNAGVEIGIGKKFSVDIWGAYNPWKFNNKMHLNFYLAQPEMRYWFCRKFEGHFIGLHGHYGHFNIGQIPFIPNLEQHELCGTLYGGGLSYGYHWAIGRHWGLEATIGAGYARMEYTRYKCVECAEPIGFYTRSYIGPTRAGLSIIYFLR from the coding sequence ATGTATAAACAGTTCTCCTTACTGCTACTATTATTACTCCCGTTCACTGTCAGCATATCCGGACAGCAGGTTGCACTGAAAACGAATGTATTGTTTCTGGCAACGGCAAGCCCTAATGCCGGTGTAGAGATCGGCATCGGAAAGAAGTTCTCTGTCGATATATGGGGAGCCTACAATCCCTGGAAGTTCAATAATAAAATGCATCTTAATTTCTACCTGGCTCAACCGGAAATGCGCTACTGGTTCTGTCGCAAATTCGAAGGACACTTTATCGGCCTGCACGGTCATTACGGTCATTTCAATATCGGACAAATCCCTTTTATCCCCAACCTGGAACAACACGAACTATGCGGCACCCTCTACGGAGGCGGACTATCCTACGGCTATCACTGGGCTATCGGACGTCATTGGGGATTGGAGGCTACCATCGGAGCCGGCTATGCCCGGATGGAATATACCCGCTACAAATGCGTTGAATGCGCCGAACCGATCGGCTTCTATACGCGCAGTTACATCGGCCCCACACGGGCAGGACTTTCCATTATTTACTTCCTACGCTAA